One Parashewanella spongiae genomic window, ACCATTTAGGGTACCGCGACTAAACTGATTATCTGACGTATAACATCGTCAGTACTGATGCCTTCAGCTTGTGCTTGGTAACTGAGCAGTAAGCGATGACGCAGTACATTTGGTGCTACGGCTTGTATGTCTTCTGGTGAGACAAAGTCACGATCTTGTAACCAAGCACGAGCACGGGCACAGCGTTCAAGAGAAATGGTAGCACGGGGACTTACGCCATATTCCAGCCATGAAGCGAGTTCATCGCTGTATTGTTGCGGTTGGCGGGTTGCCATTACAATATCCACAATATATTTTTCAAGCGGCTCAGCGAGGTAGAGCTGCAATGACGCATCACGGGCAGCAAAAATATCTTCTTGGCTGATTGGTTCCATTTTTAATTGTTTGTGAGTTTGAGCTTCTTTACGAGATTGACGCAAGATTTGAAACTCAGTTTCAGCACTTGGATAATCGAGGTTCAAATGCATTAAAAAACGGTCGAGTTGAGCCTCTGGCAGCGGGTAAGTCCCTTCATTTTCCAATGGATTTTGAGTTGCCATGACTAAAAACAGTTTTGATAGCGGGTAGCTTTGCTTACCAACAGTGACTTGACCTTCTGCCATCGCTTCTAATAATGCCGATTGCACTTTTGCTGGTGAGCGGTTAATTTCATCAGCGAGGATCAGATTATGAAAAATAGGCCCTTTTTCGAATTCAAATTCACCGGTTTGCGAACGGTAAATATCGGTTCCGGTTAAATCGGCTGGTAATAAGTCAGGCGTAAATTGGATCCGCTGAAAATTACCTTGGATACCATCGCATAATGCTTTTACCGCGCGGGTTTTGGCTAACCCCGGTGGGCCTTCGACTAATAAATGACCATCAGCGACTAATGCTGTCATTAAGTTCTCGGTCAAAACAGGTTGACCTAAAATCACCATGTTTAAATATTTTCTAAGCGTTTGAAAGCGGTTCAAGGACA contains:
- a CDS encoding AAA family ATPase, with translation MSLNRFQTLRKYLNMVILGQPVLTENLMTALVADGHLLVEGPPGLAKTRAVKALCDGIQGNFQRIQFTPDLLPADLTGTDIYRSQTGEFEFEKGPIFHNLILADEINRSPAKVQSALLEAMAEGQVTVGKQSYPLSKLFLVMATQNPLENEGTYPLPEAQLDRFLMHLNLDYPSAETEFQILRQSRKEAQTHKQLKMEPISQEDIFAARDASLQLYLAEPLEKYIVDIVMATRQPQQYSDELASWLEYGVSPRATISLERCARARAWLQDRDFVSPEDIQAVAPNVLRHRLLLSYQAQAEGISTDDVIRQIISLVAVP